From Monomorium pharaonis isolate MP-MQ-018 unplaced genomic scaffold, ASM1337386v2 scaffold_501, whole genome shotgun sequence, the proteins below share one genomic window:
- the LOC105835325 gene encoding 60S ribosomal protein L13 produces MGKGNNMIPNGHFHKDWQRYVKTWFNQPARKIRRKQKRVKKARAVAPRPVNLLRPLVHCPTFRYHTKVRAGRGFTLAELKASGLNKRFAKTIGIAVDPRRRNKSIESLQTNAQRLKEYRAKLILFPINEKKPKKGDATEEERKVAVQIKGDPMPIRHQAPARAKARPITEEETKFSAYVTLRKARADARLVGIRAKRVKDASENPDEVTKVAKDKKAKK; encoded by the exons ATGGGTAAGGGAAATAATATGATCCCTAATGGCCATTTCCATAAGGATTGGCAACGATACGTGAAGACCTGGTTTAACCAACCAGCGAGGAAGATTCGTCGTAAACAAAAACGTGTCAAGAAAGCGCGAGCTGTCGCACCTag gccTGTAAATCTCTTGAGACCTCTCGTGCATTGTCCGACATTTCGGTACCATACCAAGGTTCGCGCTGGTAGAGGTTTCACGCTTGCCGAGCTGAAAGCCAGTGGTTTGAACAAGAGATTTGCTAAAACAATTGGAATTGCGGTCGATCCTCGTCGTCGGAACAAATCCATTGAATCTTTGCAGACAAACGCTCAGCGCCTGAAGGAGTATAGGGCCAAATTAATTCTATTCCCTATAAATGAGAAGAAG CCCAAGAAGGGTGATGCGACcgaagaggagagaaaggtCGCGGTTCAAATCAAGGGTGATCCTATGCCTATTCGGCATCAAGCACCTGCCAGGGCGAAGGCTCGTCCTATCACTGAGGAGGAAACCAAATTCTCGGCATATGTAACCCTTCGTAAAGCACGAGCTGATGCGCGATTAGTCGGCATTCGTGCTAAGCGCGTCAAGGACGCGTCAGAGAATCCCGACGAGGTGACTAAAGTCGCGAAAGATAAGAAAGCCAAGAagtaa